The genomic stretch TCGTTTAAACGTACTTGATTTACAACGTTTAATTCGTGTTATTCCAAAACCAGTTGTTGCGATGGTTTCAGGATACGCAATTGGTGGAGGGCATGTTTTACACTTAGTTTGTGACTTAACAATTGCAGCGGATAATGCTGTGTTTGGTCAAACAGGTCCAAAAGTAGGAAGCTTTGATGCTGGTTATGGTGCTGGTTACCTTGCTCGCGTTGTTGGACATAAAAAAGCACGTGAAATTTGGTTCTTATGTCGCCAGTACAGTGCACAAGAAGCATTGGATATGGGTCTTGTAAATACAGTTGTTCCTCTTGAGAAGCTAGAAGAAGAAACTGTTCAATGGTGCAACGAAATGCTTGAGAAAAGTCCAACTGCTCTTCGTTTCCTAAAAGCTGCGTTCAATGCAGATTCAGATGGACTAGCAGGTATGCAACAATTTGGTGGAGATGCAACGCTTCTTTACTACACAACAGATGAAGCAAAAGAAGGAAGAGATGCTTTCAAAGAGAAACGTACTCCAGACTTCAAGCAGTTCCCAAGATTCCCTTAAAAATAACAAAGAGAAAGCAGCTTAATGAATTTCGTTAAGCTGCTTTTTCGATAAAGAAGGAGTAATAATATGGAACAGACAATGCCAAGCTGGTTAAAAAAGAGAGCTTTTCTGTCTCCGAACCGGATTGCAATTAAAACGATGAAAGAAGAAATTACATTTAAAGAACTTTTTATAAAAGCAGAAGAAATAGGGAAGAAGTTAGGGGCACTTGGGATAGAAAAAGGAAGACATGTTGGGATTCTTGCTCACAATAGTTTAGATTTCGTCATTTTTCTTCATGCACTGCTTGGTATAGGAGCTAAAGTTGTGTTTTTAAATACTAAGCTAACGGAGAAAGAGCTGTCGTTTCAGCTAGAAAATAGTAAAGCTTCTATTCTTATTACAGATGATGAACTATTTAAAACGTCAATTACAGGTATTCAAAAAGCTTCATTTTCAGAAGTGAAAAAACTTGAAGAGCGTAATCTATCTTTCCAAGAGGAAGTTTCCCTTTCAGATGTAGCAACAATTATGTATACATCAGGAACAACAGGAAATCCAAAAGGGGTTGTTCAAACGTATGGGAACCATTGGTGGAGTGCGACTGGATCTTCTTTAAACTTAGGTCTTCATGATAATGATCGTTGGCTTTTGGCCGTACCACTTTTTCATATTAGTGGATTTTCGATTTTAATGCGCAGCGTCATCTATGGAATGACTGTAATTCTTCATGAGAAATTTGAGGCAGAAAGAGTGCAACATGCTATTTTTCATGAGGGGGTAACAATTATATCCTGTGTAACAGCAATGCTACAGAAAATGCTAGAGCATCTTCACGAGCCGTATCCAGATACATTTCGATGTCTTCTCTTAGGAGGAGGTCCAGCTCCTTTGCCAATACTAGAAAAGTGCAAAGAAGCAAACATTCCTGTCTATCAAACATATGGAATGACGGAAACTTCCTCACAAATTGTAACTCTTTCACCTGAGGATGCGCTTACTAAACTTGGGTCGGCTGGAAAGGTGCTTTTCCCTGCGCAGCTAAAAATAAAATCAGAGAATCATCAAGAAGTAGGAGAGATTGTTGTAAAAGGACCGAACGTGACAAAAGGATATCTCTACAACGAGGAAGCAACAAATAAAGCCATTATAGATGGGTGGCTTCATACAGGAGATATGGGATATGTTGATGAAGATGGTTATTTGTACGTACTTGATCGACGTTCAGACTTAATCATCTCAGGGGGCGAAAATGTATATCCGGCAGAAATAGAATCTGTGCTTCTTTCGCATCCTGCTGTTAAAGAAGCTGGTGTAACAGGTCAAGATGATGAAAGATGGGGGAAAGTTCCGGCTGCTTTTCTTGTCGTGGCACACTCTATAGAGGAAAGTGAGCTAAAATCGTTCTGTCAAAAAAGACTCGCTTCCTTCAAGATTCCAGCAAACTTTTATTTCGTAGATGAGCTAACAAGAAACGCTTCAAATAAATTAGTGAGACGAAAGCTGTTTTCTTTGCTAGAAGGTCAACAAAATGAAGATTGAGAATATCATCTTATATAGGTTGAGTCTGTCATTAAAAAGTCCTTTTTCCACAAAGTATGGAACAGTAAAAGATAGAGAGTTTTTACTTCTTAAAGTGAAAGATGAAACAGGAGCAGTTGGCTGGGGAGAATGTGTTGCTTTTGATGCTCCATGGTATACGGAAGAAACGGTAGATACGTGTGAATATGCGTTAAAGCATTTTTTAATTCCCTTTTTGAAAGGGAAAAAGGTAACACACCCAAGGGAAACAACCAAATTGTTTTCATTCGTTCAAGGTCATAGTATGGCTAAGGCATCGCTTGATTTAGCTCTATGGGACCTTTATGCAAAGAAGCTTGGCAAACCGTTAGGAAAGGTCCTTGGAGGCACAGCTTCTAAAATCTCTTCAGGAGTAGCTATTGGTATTAGTGATGAAGAATCTATGATTCAAAGTATTGATAGATATGTAAAAGCGGGATATAAACGCTTT from Priestia filamentosa encodes the following:
- the menB gene encoding 1,4-dihydroxy-2-naphthoyl-CoA synthase, coding for MSTVEWTAERKYEDILYETYNGIAKITINRPEVHNAFRPRTVSELIDAFAYARDDANVGVIVLAGAGEKAFCSGGDQKVRGHGGYVGDDQIPRLNVLDLQRLIRVIPKPVVAMVSGYAIGGGHVLHLVCDLTIAADNAVFGQTGPKVGSFDAGYGAGYLARVVGHKKAREIWFLCRQYSAQEALDMGLVNTVVPLEKLEEETVQWCNEMLEKSPTALRFLKAAFNADSDGLAGMQQFGGDATLLYYTTDEAKEGRDAFKEKRTPDFKQFPRFP
- a CDS encoding o-succinylbenzoate--CoA ligase, which encodes MEQTMPSWLKKRAFLSPNRIAIKTMKEEITFKELFIKAEEIGKKLGALGIEKGRHVGILAHNSLDFVIFLHALLGIGAKVVFLNTKLTEKELSFQLENSKASILITDDELFKTSITGIQKASFSEVKKLEERNLSFQEEVSLSDVATIMYTSGTTGNPKGVVQTYGNHWWSATGSSLNLGLHDNDRWLLAVPLFHISGFSILMRSVIYGMTVILHEKFEAERVQHAIFHEGVTIISCVTAMLQKMLEHLHEPYPDTFRCLLLGGGPAPLPILEKCKEANIPVYQTYGMTETSSQIVTLSPEDALTKLGSAGKVLFPAQLKIKSENHQEVGEIVVKGPNVTKGYLYNEEATNKAIIDGWLHTGDMGYVDEDGYLYVLDRRSDLIISGGENVYPAEIESVLLSHPAVKEAGVTGQDDERWGKVPAAFLVVAHSIEESELKSFCQKRLASFKIPANFYFVDELTRNASNKLVRRKLFSLLEGQQNED